A single window of Prochlorococcus marinus XMU1410 DNA harbors:
- a CDS encoding Bax inhibitor-1/YccA family protein, with protein sequence MPASSNFNQAIREAQTSSIVGPNVVQKALPYVGGGMVLTSLGVLAGVSLIATNPGLFQPLSIVALIAELILFFIATSAANNANNAKALPLLTGFSLLTGFTLSGIVALAIGTIGIGSVGTAALATGITFVIASYTGQRMSDSVGQALSGVVGLGLIGLLIAMFVQLIGGFFAPGVFGGSGLELIIAGFGTVLFVAMSFVDFYIMPRRYNDDQYLAGALGMYLTYINLFVFILRLMIALQGGGRRD encoded by the coding sequence ATGCCAGCAAGTAGTAATTTCAATCAAGCTATTCGTGAAGCGCAAACAAGTTCAATTGTTGGCCCTAATGTTGTTCAAAAAGCTTTACCTTACGTAGGTGGAGGTATGGTTCTTACTTCTTTAGGGGTTTTAGCAGGTGTCTCACTTATAGCAACAAATCCTGGGCTTTTTCAGCCTCTTTCAATAGTTGCATTAATTGCAGAATTGATTTTGTTTTTTATAGCTACAAGTGCTGCAAATAATGCAAATAATGCGAAGGCTCTACCGTTGTTGACAGGATTTAGTTTGTTAACTGGATTCACCTTAAGTGGAATAGTTGCTTTAGCAATAGGAACAATTGGTATTGGTTCTGTTGGAACAGCTGCCTTAGCCACTGGTATAACTTTTGTTATTGCTTCTTACACTGGCCAAAGAATGAGTGATAGTGTTGGTCAAGCACTTAGCGGAGTAGTTGGTCTTGGATTGATAGGTCTGCTTATAGCAATGTTTGTCCAATTAATTGGAGGATTCTTTGCTCCAGGAGTTTTTGGAGGTTCAGGACTAGAATTGATAATTGCAGGATTTGGAACTGTCTTATTTGTTGCAATGTCTTTTGTTGATTTCTATATAATGCCAAGAAGATATAATGACGATCAATACCTTGCAGGAGCTTTGGGTATGTATCTAACTTATATAAATCTTTTTGTTTTTATATTGAGATTAATGATTGCACTACAAGGCGGTGGAAGAAGAGACTAA
- a CDS encoding TIGR03792 family protein, producing the protein MRFNLNLKKKFQSFCLLLICLVVLIFQSDIPNLKALTMDNYKIEMVIEELRLKVPAEAKEVWLNAEKKIWEPWLSSQDGFLGRQLFWDKEKEEALILVNWKSKKLWKSIPMSEVNVVQQKFVDNVKAALNVDENPFELIYEGELDKQR; encoded by the coding sequence ATGAGATTTAATTTAAATTTGAAAAAAAAATTTCAAAGTTTTTGTTTATTATTAATTTGCTTAGTAGTTTTAATTTTCCAATCTGATATTCCCAATTTAAAAGCTCTTACAATGGATAATTATAAAATTGAAATGGTCATAGAGGAATTAAGACTTAAAGTACCTGCCGAGGCAAAAGAAGTTTGGTTAAATGCTGAAAAAAAAATATGGGAGCCATGGTTATCTTCTCAAGATGGTTTTTTGGGAAGACAATTATTTTGGGATAAAGAAAAAGAAGAAGCTTTAATATTAGTAAATTGGAAAAGTAAGAAATTATGGAAAAGCATACCAATGTCAGAAGTAAATGTAGTTCAACAAAAATTTGTAGATAATGTTAAAGCTGCTCTAAATGTAGACGAAAATCCTTTTGAATTAATTTATGAGGGAGAATTAGATAAGCAAAGATGA
- the trmD gene encoding tRNA (guanosine(37)-N1)-methyltransferase TrmD, which translates to MSGFNFDVITLSPKAFEIINNLGVITKALDKNLIDVNLHDLREYGEGTYRQVDDKPYGGGAGMVLKPEPIYKAYESIRKLPKSKTLLMTPQGKVLKQKDLERWSNLDQIIIICGQYEGFDERIRCLADEEISIGDYVLSGGEIPAISIISGLTRLLPGTLGDPDSLVDESHNSSLLEYPQYTRPLTFKDMKVPDILVSGNHEEIKSWRRRKSYERTLERRSDLISDENYKKSPQSKRIIKEYNQFMKLRIGNGYDTEYEDEDWFWNM; encoded by the coding sequence ATGAGTGGTTTTAATTTTGATGTAATTACATTGTCCCCTAAAGCTTTTGAAATAATAAATAATTTAGGGGTCATAACAAAAGCTCTAGATAAGAATTTGATCGATGTAAATTTACATGATTTGAGAGAATATGGAGAGGGTACTTACAGACAAGTAGACGATAAGCCTTATGGAGGAGGAGCAGGTATGGTATTAAAACCTGAACCTATTTATAAGGCATATGAATCAATTAGAAAATTACCTAAAAGTAAAACTTTGCTGATGACCCCTCAGGGTAAAGTTTTAAAGCAAAAGGATCTTGAGCGGTGGTCCAATTTGGATCAAATAATAATTATTTGTGGTCAATATGAAGGTTTTGATGAAAGGATTAGATGTTTGGCTGATGAAGAGATATCGATAGGCGATTATGTACTTTCTGGAGGTGAAATACCTGCTATATCAATAATTAGTGGTTTGACTAGGTTATTACCAGGGACTCTTGGTGATCCAGACTCCTTAGTCGATGAGAGTCATAATTCCTCTTTATTAGAATATCCTCAATATACAAGGCCTTTAACTTTTAAAGATATGAAAGTGCCAGATATTTTAGTGAGTGGTAATCATGAAGAGATTAAATCTTGGAGAAGAAGAAAAAGTTATGAAAGAACATTGGAGAGAAGAAGTGACTTAATTTCAGATGAAAACTACAAAAAATCTCCACAAAGTAAGAGAATAATAAAAGAATATAATCAATTTATGAAATTAAGAATAGGCAATGGCTACGATACTGAGTATGAAGACGAAGATTGGTTTTGGAATATGTAG
- the era gene encoding GTPase Era, with protein MANYRSGFVTLLGRPNVGKSTLINKLIGEKITITSPIAQTTRNKLKGILTTDNGQIIFVDTPGVHKPHHRLGEILVKNAKSAINGVDMVIFVIDSSEEPGRGDAYILNFLLANKTEFIVALNKWDLVNKEFRNLRLNQYRRFFGINRNFQVVSASQGEGCSELVDMALNFLPEGQKLYGEETICDQPLDNLLSDLVREQVLKNTREEVPHSVAVKIEKREEMKRKNGKVFTAILATIIVERSTQKGILIGKKGSMLKIIGQSARSNMSKLIDGPVHLELFVKVVPNWRKKESRLIEFGYEEDF; from the coding sequence TTGGCCAATTATAGATCTGGGTTCGTAACTTTACTAGGAAGGCCAAATGTGGGTAAATCTACTTTAATAAATAAATTGATTGGAGAAAAAATAACAATTACTTCTCCAATAGCGCAAACTACCAGAAATAAATTAAAAGGAATACTTACTACAGACAATGGGCAAATAATTTTTGTTGATACGCCAGGTGTTCATAAACCTCATCATCGACTTGGAGAGATATTAGTAAAAAACGCAAAATCTGCAATTAATGGAGTTGATATGGTAATTTTTGTAATTGATTCAAGTGAAGAACCTGGTAGAGGTGATGCATATATTTTGAACTTTCTACTCGCAAATAAAACTGAGTTTATTGTTGCATTAAATAAGTGGGATTTGGTTAATAAAGAATTTAGGAATTTACGATTAAATCAATATAGAAGATTTTTTGGAATTAATAGAAACTTTCAAGTTGTAAGTGCTTCTCAAGGAGAAGGATGTTCTGAACTAGTCGATATGGCTCTTAATTTTCTTCCTGAGGGACAAAAGCTTTATGGCGAAGAGACGATTTGCGACCAACCATTAGATAACTTATTATCTGATTTAGTAAGGGAACAGGTATTAAAAAATACAAGAGAAGAAGTACCTCATAGTGTCGCAGTAAAGATAGAAAAAAGAGAGGAAATGAAAAGAAAAAATGGCAAAGTTTTTACAGCTATTTTGGCTACTATTATTGTTGAAAGATCAACTCAAAAAGGCATTCTTATTGGAAAGAAGGGTTCAATGTTAAAAATTATTGGTCAGTCAGCAAGATCAAATATGTCAAAATTAATAGATGGTCCAGTTCACCTGGAGTTGTTTGTGAAAGTTGTTCCAAATTGGAGAAAAAAAGAATCAAGATTAATTGAGTTTGGTTATGAGGAAGATTTCTAG
- the larB gene encoding nickel pincer cofactor biosynthesis protein LarB yields MNFDINFDFQRRDRLGLIEAIWGQDKSIDQLERLSKNVLSKNEVVFITRINSEKANYLKGLYDDARFYEEANCLTIGKNLNKVNTNKKVALISGGSSDLAVTLEAQLALEIYGVSCQSFIDVGVAGLHRLMSQLEEINKYDVLIVCAGMEGALATVVGGLLAQPIIAVPVSVGYGVSKDGETALNSMLSSCSPGIAVMNIDNGYGAAMAALRIIKSIT; encoded by the coding sequence ATGAATTTTGATATTAATTTTGATTTTCAAAGAAGAGATAGGCTTGGACTCATTGAGGCTATTTGGGGTCAAGATAAGAGTATCGACCAATTAGAGAGATTATCTAAAAATGTATTAAGTAAAAATGAGGTTGTTTTCATTACTAGGATTAATAGTGAAAAGGCTAATTATCTTAAAGGTTTGTACGATGATGCACGATTCTATGAAGAAGCAAATTGCCTAACAATTGGGAAAAATTTGAATAAAGTAAATACGAATAAAAAAGTTGCCTTAATTTCAGGCGGCTCAAGCGATTTGGCCGTAACACTTGAAGCACAATTAGCGCTTGAAATTTATGGTGTGAGTTGTCAATCTTTTATAGATGTTGGAGTAGCTGGACTTCATCGATTAATGAGTCAGTTAGAAGAAATTAATAAATATGATGTATTAATAGTTTGTGCTGGAATGGAAGGAGCTTTGGCAACGGTTGTGGGTGGATTGTTGGCACAACCGATAATTGCAGTACCTGTCTCAGTGGGCTACGGCGTTAGCAAGGATGGAGAAACTGCTTTAAATAGTATGTTGTCTAGCTGTTCTCCAGGTATTGCAGTTATGAATATAGATAATGGTTATGGAGCAGCAATGGCAGCTCTGAGAATTATTAAAAGTATTACCTAA
- a CDS encoding class I SAM-dependent methyltransferase: protein MSSNNFSDFYISSEYTKRNPTYHEEDSPHKWRNFKSCLKISNKNKKIKLSSIKSVCEIGCGTGGILNQLQNSNLIKCIQRIEGWDINPGAIDLAKQKYPRIKFINEDLFKTDNNYDLMICADVFEHIENSYSFLRNLNKKSKYFLFNIPLELSLSTMIRGNNIIRKAYNTVGHIHFYSASTANLMLELTGYEIIYQRFAKNRTTNFLAAPTFKKFVAMIPQFIIESINPYLSSVLMGDHLVVLAKRK from the coding sequence TTGTCTTCAAATAATTTTAGTGATTTTTATATATCTTCAGAATATACAAAAAGGAATCCTACTTATCATGAAGAGGACTCTCCCCATAAATGGAGGAACTTTAAAAGTTGTTTAAAAATTTCCAATAAAAATAAAAAGATTAAATTATCTTCAATAAAATCAGTTTGTGAGATTGGATGTGGCACTGGTGGAATACTTAATCAACTTCAAAATAGTAACCTTATAAAATGTATTCAAAGAATAGAAGGATGGGATATAAATCCAGGAGCAATAGATTTAGCAAAACAAAAATACCCAAGAATAAAATTCATAAACGAAGACTTGTTCAAAACAGACAATAATTATGACTTAATGATATGTGCTGATGTTTTTGAACATATCGAAAATTCCTATTCGTTCTTAAGAAATTTAAATAAAAAGTCCAAATATTTTCTTTTTAATATACCTCTGGAATTATCTCTTTCAACGATGATTCGGGGTAATAATATAATAAGAAAAGCATATAATACTGTTGGTCATATTCATTTCTACTCTGCTTCCACAGCAAATTTAATGCTTGAATTAACTGGATACGAAATCATATATCAAAGATTTGCTAAGAACCGAACAACAAATTTTTTAGCTGCTCCAACCTTCAAGAAGTTTGTTGCGATGATTCCACAATTCATCATTGAATCTATAAATCCATATCTTTCCTCTGTACTAATGGGAGATCACCTTGTTGTCTTGGCAAAAAGAAAATAG
- a CDS encoding thiamine phosphate synthase — MLNSNTKEAEDLRIYQIIDANLDRAREGLRVLEDWARFGLGEEKYVEKIKNFRQILGKNHLKVYKQSRNNIEDTCKGLTHHEQTNRKTSEQIISSNSARVQEALRVIEEFSRLQNPELSKIASEIRYEIYTIETDLLSLSECKKSEEILKENDLYVITDQKENLLEIIEEILIAGVRIIQHRFKTGTDKDHLQEAIKIKNLCKRYNSLFIVNDRLDIALASNADGIHLGQDDLDLKTARKLLGFSKIIGISANNEIDISNACKEGCDYIGIGPVFETATKKNKKPIGIEKIKTLTKDLNIPWFAIGGINSNNISYLKRNGFKKIALVSQLMNSEDPKEDAIMILKELSNEN, encoded by the coding sequence ATGCTGAATTCCAATACTAAAGAGGCTGAAGATTTAAGAATTTATCAAATTATTGACGCTAATCTTGATAGAGCTAGAGAAGGACTAAGAGTATTAGAGGATTGGGCTAGATTTGGTCTAGGCGAAGAAAAATATGTTGAAAAGATTAAAAATTTTAGACAAATATTAGGAAAAAATCATTTAAAAGTTTATAAACAATCTAGAAATAATATTGAGGACACATGTAAAGGATTGACTCATCACGAGCAAACCAACAGGAAAACTTCTGAGCAAATTATAAGTTCTAATTCAGCCCGAGTTCAAGAAGCATTACGAGTCATAGAAGAATTCTCAAGGCTACAGAATCCTGAGCTTTCAAAAATCGCTTCGGAAATTAGATATGAAATATATACTATAGAAACTGACTTATTAAGTCTAAGCGAGTGTAAAAAATCTGAGGAAATATTAAAAGAAAATGACCTATATGTAATCACAGATCAAAAGGAAAATTTATTAGAAATTATAGAAGAGATTTTAATTGCGGGAGTAAGAATCATTCAACATAGATTTAAAACAGGAACTGATAAAGATCATCTTCAAGAAGCAATCAAGATTAAAAATCTATGTAAAAGATATAATTCTTTATTTATCGTTAACGACAGACTTGACATAGCTCTAGCATCTAATGCAGATGGAATTCATCTTGGACAAGATGATTTAGACTTAAAAACTGCAAGGAAATTATTAGGATTTTCAAAAATTATTGGCATAAGTGCAAATAATGAGATTGATATTTCAAATGCTTGCAAGGAAGGTTGTGATTACATAGGAATTGGACCAGTATTTGAAACTGCAACAAAAAAGAACAAAAAACCTATTGGTATTGAAAAGATTAAAACATTAACAAAAGATTTAAATATTCCTTGGTTTGCTATTGGAGGAATCAATTCAAATAATATTTCATATTTAAAAAGAAATGGGTTTAAAAAAATTGCCTTAGTTTCGCAATTAATGAATTCTGAAGATCCTAAAGAAGACGCTATTATGATTTTAAAAGAATTGTCTAATGAAAATTAA
- the thiS gene encoding sulfur carrier protein ThiS yields the protein MKIKVNGEEKKIELDQENALLSKALNLMGYKPNTIVVELNNLIINSIKWEKVKLKDGDNLEIVSIVGGG from the coding sequence ATGAAAATTAAAGTAAATGGGGAAGAAAAAAAAATAGAACTTGATCAAGAAAATGCTCTACTATCAAAAGCTCTAAATTTAATGGGATATAAACCCAATACAATTGTCGTAGAATTAAATAATTTAATTATTAATTCAATAAAATGGGAAAAAGTTAAGCTTAAAGATGGGGATAATTTAGAAATCGTTTCAATAGTTGGTGGTGGTTAA